In Halostagnicola larsenii XH-48, the sequence AGCCGAGGCCGACGATCGCGACGGTGCTGCCGGCTAACTCCTGGGATTGGAAGTGACGCCATTCGTGGTTCCTCTTTCGTCGCCAGCCCTCGTGGAGGTTCCGCGCGAAGACGAGCACGTTTCCGATCGTCTGTTCGGCGATTCCTGGGGCGTGAATGCCGCCCGCGTTCGTCACGGCGACGCCGTGTTCGGCGAGGGTCTCGACGGGAACGTGCTCGGTGCCGGCGAACGTGCACGCGAAGAGTTCGAGGTTGTCGGCCCGAGCGACGAGTTCTTCGTCGATCGTGATTCCGGTCGCGATCCGCGCCTGCTCTATGAGGTCTCGTTCTTCTCGAGGCGTCCGCGCGTGTTCGATAGCGAGTGATGGTAACTGCTCGCGCAGCGTTTCGGCGTACGATTCCATGGACAGTCCTTCCGTCCCTTCTCGAAGGACGACGACGTCGGGGTTCGTGCTCATAACGATATCCGTCGCACCGGTGTGATGCGCCTGCATCAGGATTCTCACGGACGTTCTTATCCTTTATGTGTATTCGACATCAACGACAATTGTGTATAATTAAGGGATTGGGGCGCGTCAGCTAGTCGCATGAACGAACCGATTCAGGATCGACTCGTTTCGGTGCGTCGGAGTTTCCACCGCCACCCGGAACCGGCGTGGCGAGAGTTCGTCACTACTGCTCGACTCGTCGACGAACTCCAGCGGATCGGCGTCGACGAACTGGCCGTCGGTCCGGACGCCTACGATCCGGACGATCGAATGGCCGTTCCCGACGACGAAGAACTCGAGCCCTGGCTCGATCGGGCTCGCGAACGCGGCACAGATGAGGCGCTGCTCGATCGGATGGCGGGCGGAAACACCGGTGCGGTCGCCGTCCTCGACCGCGGCGACGGGCCGATGATCGGTCTGCGCGTCGATATCGACGGCCTGTTTATCGAGGAGGCGACCAGCGACGAGCACGCGCCGGCCGCGGCCGGCTTTCGCTCGGAGATCGAGGGAACGATGCACGCCTGCGGTCACGACGTCCACATGACCTGGGGACTGGCGGTTCTCGAGGCGATCGCGGACAGCGATTTCGCGGGTCGGCTGGTCGTCTTCTTCCAGCCCGCAGAGGAAGTCGGCGGCGGCGGCTGCCCGATGGCGGAGAGTCGTTTCGTCGACGATCTGGACTACCTGCTTGCGATCCACGTGGGCCTCGACCACCCGTCGGGGGAGGTCGTCGCCGGAATCGAAAAACCGCTCGCGATGTGCCACGTCGACGTCACGATCGAGGGAACGTCCGCTCACGCGGGGAAGGCACCGGAGGAGGGTGACAACGCGATGCAGGCGACGGGAACCGCGATCGAGAACACCTACGGAATCCCGCGTCACAGCGGCGGTATGACCCGAGTGAACATCGGCCGCGCGGAGGTGGGAACCGCGAGCAACGTCATCGCCGATCGGGCCCACCTCGAGGCCGAAGCGCGGGGCGAAACGACGGAACTGATGGAGTACGCGAAAACGAAACTCGAGCGGGTAATGCGATCGGCCGCAACGATGCACGGCTGTCGGGCCGACGTGAACGTGGTCAGCGAGTCGCCGCGGGCGGATAGCGACCCGGAACTCGTCGATCTGATCGTCGATGCGGTCAGCGATGCGAGCGGAACCGAGACGCTCGTGCCGACGGCGGATTTCGGTGCGAGCGAGGACGCGACCTTCCTGATGGAGCGCGTGCAGGAAAACGGCGGGCTCGCATCGTACCTGATCGTTGGAACCGACCACCCTACGAGCCACCACACCCCGACGTTCGATGTCGACGAGTCGAGCCTCGATCACGGCCTATCGGTCCTGCTCGAAACGATTCGCGAACTCGAGCACCGACACCCGCTCGCACGCCCGGAGGACGAGCCGTGAGCACGACTCCGGTCACACTTGAGGACGTCGAGGCGGCCGGCGAGCGCATCGCTGACGT encodes:
- a CDS encoding amidohydrolase → MNEPIQDRLVSVRRSFHRHPEPAWREFVTTARLVDELQRIGVDELAVGPDAYDPDDRMAVPDDEELEPWLDRARERGTDEALLDRMAGGNTGAVAVLDRGDGPMIGLRVDIDGLFIEEATSDEHAPAAAGFRSEIEGTMHACGHDVHMTWGLAVLEAIADSDFAGRLVVFFQPAEEVGGGGCPMAESRFVDDLDYLLAIHVGLDHPSGEVVAGIEKPLAMCHVDVTIEGTSAHAGKAPEEGDNAMQATGTAIENTYGIPRHSGGMTRVNIGRAEVGTASNVIADRAHLEAEARGETTELMEYAKTKLERVMRSAATMHGCRADVNVVSESPRADSDPELVDLIVDAVSDASGTETLVPTADFGASEDATFLMERVQENGGLASYLIVGTDHPTSHHTPTFDVDESSLDHGLSVLLETIRELEHRHPLARPEDEP